A region of the Terriglobia bacterium genome:
TGGACGGCAACGATGTGCTGGCGGTTTATTCCACGGTCGAGAAAGCCCTCCGGCGAGCTCGCTCGGGGGACGGCCCCAGCTTTATTGAATGCAAGACGTTCAGGATGACGGGCCATTCCGCCCATGACGCAGCGGAATACGTGCCCCGGGAGCTGTTCGCAAAATGGAAGAAAAAGGACCCCATTCTGCGACTGGAAAAACTTCTGTTGGCAAAAAAAGTCCTGAACAAAAAACAGGTCGACGATGTGGATGCAGACGTAAAAAAGCAGGTCGATGATGCTGTCGCCTTCGCTGAAGCCAGTCCCTTCCCGGAAGGCGCAGACACACTGGAAGGCGTCTACTGCGATGACGGTTGCTGGTGGAAAAACACGCCTGTTGAATAAATACACAAATCCATGGCGCAGTTGACTTATCTTGAAGCAATTCGACAGGGCATCTGGGAAGAGATGGAGCGCGATCCCTCAGTATTCCTGCTGGGTGAGGATATTGGGGTCTACGGCGGGGCGTTCAAGGTGACGGCTGGAATGCTGGAACAGTTCGGCGAGGACCGCGTCGTCGACACGCCCATCTCTGAATCGGCCATCGTAGGCGCTGCCATTGGCGCGGCCCTGATGGGGATGCGTCCTGTGGCGGAGATGCAGTTTATGGATTTCATCTCCTGCGGGTTTGACCAGATTGTGAACATGGCGGCCAAGATCCACTACCGGTGGGGAGCGGCCGTGCCGATGGTGATTCGAGGACCTGCGGGTGCCGGCGTACACGGTGGCCCATTCCACTCTCAGTCAAATGAAATGTGGTTCGTACACGTACCGGGACTGAAAGTAGTGGCTCCCTCCACAGCATACGACGCCAAAGGTCTGATCAAGGCATCCATCCGCGACAATAATCCTGTCATCTTTTACGAACACAAGTATCTTTACCGGCGGACCAAGGAGGATGTGCCCGCGCAGGATTTCGTGGTGCCCCTGGGTAAGGCGGCCGTTCGCAGAGAAGGCAGCGACATTGCGCTCATCACTTACGGAGCCATGGTATGGACGGCGCTGGAGGCGGCGGAATCGCTTGCCAAGGAAGGTATCTCGCTTGAGGTCGTTGACCTCCGAACGCTGTTGCCGTACGATGAGCAGTGCGTGCTGTCCAGTGTGCGCAAATGCAGCAAGGTGATTTTGCTGCATGAAGACACGCGGATTGGCGGTCTCGCAGGAGAGCTTGCAGCGGTGATCGCTGAGAAGGCCTTCGAGGATCTGGATGGCCCGATCGTGCGGGTTACAGCGCCGGATACGCCAGTTCCGTTTTCGCCGCCGCTCGAAGAGTTTTTCCTGCCCAACGTCCAGAAGATCGCAGATGCAGCGCGGCAGCTTGCAGCCTATTAAAGCGATCGAGCAGCTGCGTAAACGTAATTTTGCCGCGGGGACCGTGATGCCGACCAATGTTGTGATGCCCCAGATGGGGGAGAGCGTCGCCGAAGGAACGATCATTAAATGGCTGAAGAAGCCAGGTGATCATGTCGAGCGCGACGAGCCTCTGTTTGAAATCACCACGGACAAGGTAGACGCTGAAATCCCCTCGCCCGCCGCAGGAATACTCGCCAGGATCCTGGCTTCAGAAAACGAAACGGTAGCGGTCAACACCGTCGTTGCCATTATCGATGGGCAAGGCGCGGCGGAATCTGGAAAGGCTGTGCCGGAAATTTCGGAAGGGCCGGCCAAGCCCTCGTCAGAGGCCCGCTCCGCTCCGGCGCCGGCGAGAGTTTCCCCGGCCGCCGCGGTAGCCCAGCCCGCCTCGGTCCGGACAGCGGAAAAGCTCCGCTCCTCCCCTCTTGTCCGACGGATTGCGCGCGAGCATAACGTGGATCTCTCGTTAGTAAAAGGAACTGGACTGGGACGCAGAATCAGCAAAAAAGACATCATCAAATTCCTTGAGGGGCGCACGCCCGCTGCTGCCGGAATGCGGACTGCCGTGCCGGCGGCGCCGCAGAAGCCAGCCGCCCCGTCCGAACCGGCTATCTCATTCAACGGCCCAACCTGGGTGGCAGCCATGACTCCCCAGCGCCGCCTGATTGCCGAACACATGGTCGCCAGCAAGAAGATTTCTGCGCATGTAACGACGGTGTTTGAGGTGGACATGACGCGGGTCGCGCACACCCGTGAGCGGATGGCTGACGAATTTGAGCGGACCCAGGGACTGAAGCTGACTTACACTCCGTTTATTGCTCGCGCCGCCGTCCTGGCCATCAAGCAGTTCCCGATTTTTAACTCGTCGGTCGAGAACACAAACATCATTTACAAGCAGGCCATCAACCTGGGAATAGCCGTGGCGCTGGAAACCGGGCTCGTTGTCCCGGTCATCAAAAATGCTGGAGACAAGGACTTCGCGGGAATGGCCCGCGCCGTTCATGATCTTGCCAGCCGCGCCCGCTCAAAGCACCTGAACGTGGATGAGGTGCAGGAAGGCACCTTCACCATCACGAATCCCGGCGTTTTCGGCAGCCTATTCGGAACGCCGATCATCAACCAGCCACAGGTTGCCATTCTGGGCGTCGGAGTGATCGAGAAGCGGCCGGTCATCCGCGATGATGCGATTGCAATCCGCTCGATGGCGTATTTGATGCTGACGTTCGACCACAGAACCATCGATGGAGCCGTCGCAGACCAGTTTATGGCGCATCTGAAGAATTGCCTCGAAACCTGGCAGGAACCTCTCCTGTAGCATCCCGAAACCCGGCAAAATCCTGCGTTCAAGCTTATTGGGATTCCGGATTCGCCAGGCGGGCAACAAGACTGTTCAAATCGTCCCGGCAGTCCGTACCGTCAAACCCCTGCTGCGCCATTCCGGGTAAGAAGCGGCTGAGATTCTGCGAGAAGAAGGCCTTGGCACGGTCGGGCTGGCGCAACTCGGCATACTGCGCAGTAATGGTTTGAAGCAGACCCAGCGCGGGCTCTTTTTCGCGGGACCATTTAGTGAGGTTGTCCTTGAGAATAGCCTGCAAGAAATCCTCGAATTTCACGGTGTCGTCCACGTACTGACCACCCGAAAAGGAATAGACGGAGATCACATCAGCGGCGTCCTCGGCCGGTCCACATGCCGTCACTTGAGGCCGGTGCACCACCAGCTCCCGGGCAGGGCCTGGCCCAATCCTGCGAATCTCCAGACCTTCAAACGGCCACCCTTTCAAACCGTCAATGTGGCCGATAATCTTAAGCGCGTCCTTGTCAACCTGCACAACATTGACGGTGGTACAGCAGCGGTTGCCCCCGGAATAAAGGCCGATCACCAGATCGGGTTTGCGATCACCCGTGAGGTCGCGAAGATACACCGGCCGAGGCCGGCTGTTTGCAACCGGCAGACCCTGCCGCCCGGCAAAATCATACAGTGCCGTCCACGGTTCCCGTGCGCCTTCGAGAGTGTCCACTTGATAGGCAACCTGGTTAGCGGCGTTGTAGACCACCAGTCGCCCTGGCGCAAATCCCAGTGACACTGAGTTCGATCGATAAAGGGCGGCGCGGTATTGCCGATCGAGGGGAAACGCGCTGATGCGCTGAAAGCCGGGAATGTCGGGGTACTCACCGTGCATTCCGGCCTTGCCTAGAACGTACCACTCGGCGGAGGTTGCCGCGTCCTCCAGGCTGGACGGTCTCCAATCACGCTGGAGACCTAGAACGACAAGGAACGCCAGGGCCGCGAGCATCGTCGAAATGATGAACTCACCCTTGCGCATGGTGGTGGAGGAATCTCCGGAAGGTTTCTGGCTCGATAGGAAGCCTCATGCCAAATTATTTAACCATGAGCCGCAAAGATTGTCATGGAAGGGCTGGAAGTGCAATCAATGGCCTGCCCGGCGGAATGAATCGAGGACCCACTCATCCGCGTTTTCGTTGTGGCGCAGAATGTAAGTATTCCCATCGTCGGCAAGAACCTTAAAGCAGCGGTATCCTACCCCGTGCCATTGATCGAGGACTTCCACCACCTCAAGGCTCGGTGCGCCGCTTTCGCGGAAACGGAAACGGAGCGGCCGTTCGTCAGCCTTGTAACCGGCGTAACATTCAACGCAGAGCGACATGGGCATCGTCAGCCCGCGGCCCTAAAGAGCCAACTCGGCACGGATTGACTGGGCGTACAAGTCGGCATACTCAAGCGGCTGGATGGAAATGCCGGCCTCCGTGAGAATGCTCTGTGAAACAGCAGCCGCTTCATCCTCTTTTCCTGCCATACGCTCGACCACTGCGGTCAGCTCGGCCGGTTCGCTGCGGCGGACGTGGTCCATGGTGTAAACCAGCACCTTGGCAAGCTCGACGTCCCTCTGGAGTGACACCGCGTGAACAAACTTCATGTGGCCATTCGGCTTCCGTTCTGCTTCAACCGGACGATACCCAAAATCAAAAGTGAAAGGATCATTAGGTTGGGTCCAGCGCGCGGCCCCAATATTCCTCTCCATCTCAGGCCGGCCCCACAACCCTGCATGTACAAACGCGAGCCGCAGCCGCTGTTTGATTCGCACTCGCGTATCGACCGGAAGGGGGCCTGCAAGCCGGGCGCCAACATAGCGGTTGAAAAGGCCCTGAATTTCAGTCGCCGGGTCATGGAGCAAACAAGCCCTTGCAGGAGCGATCTGGACCATATTCGAAAAAGATCGTTCCATCCAGCGGAGGTAGGAGTCCAACTCGTCGCTATGCTCGTCGATCTGCTGCTCAAAATCCTGCTGCAGTTCCCGCAGGAACTCCATGTCAGCCTGAGGATGGAAGCGTTTCACGCGGCGGAAATCGTCCGTGAACAGACAACCCAGATAATTCTCCTGGGGACTGAACAGGAACAAGCCGATATTCAGGAACTCGCCGCGCACAATGTCGGGCACATATTGCACCACGTAGAGCGAACACTCTTTGGGTTTTACAGCATCAGACATGCCAACACCCGGGC
Encoded here:
- a CDS encoding alpha-ketoacid dehydrogenase subunit beta codes for the protein MAQLTYLEAIRQGIWEEMERDPSVFLLGEDIGVYGGAFKVTAGMLEQFGEDRVVDTPISESAIVGAAIGAALMGMRPVAEMQFMDFISCGFDQIVNMAAKIHYRWGAAVPMVIRGPAGAGVHGGPFHSQSNEMWFVHVPGLKVVAPSTAYDAKGLIKASIRDNNPVIFYEHKYLYRRTKEDVPAQDFVVPLGKAAVRREGSDIALITYGAMVWTALEAAESLAKEGISLEVVDLRTLLPYDEQCVLSSVRKCSKVILLHEDTRIGGLAGELAAVIAEKAFEDLDGPIVRVTAPDTPVPFSPPLEEFFLPNVQKIADAARQLAAY
- a CDS encoding dihydrolipoamide acetyltransferase family protein; protein product: MPTNVVMPQMGESVAEGTIIKWLKKPGDHVERDEPLFEITTDKVDAEIPSPAAGILARILASENETVAVNTVVAIIDGQGAAESGKAVPEISEGPAKPSSEARSAPAPARVSPAAAVAQPASVRTAEKLRSSPLVRRIAREHNVDLSLVKGTGLGRRISKKDIIKFLEGRTPAAAGMRTAVPAAPQKPAAPSEPAISFNGPTWVAAMTPQRRLIAEHMVASKKISAHVTTVFEVDMTRVAHTRERMADEFERTQGLKLTYTPFIARAAVLAIKQFPIFNSSVENTNIIYKQAINLGIAVALETGLVVPVIKNAGDKDFAGMARAVHDLASRARSKHLNVDEVQEGTFTITNPGVFGSLFGTPIINQPQVAILGVGVIEKRPVIRDDAIAIRSMAYLMLTFDHRTIDGAVADQFMAHLKNCLETWQEPLL
- a CDS encoding DUF3037 domain-containing protein, encoding MSDAVKPKECSLYVVQYVPDIVRGEFLNIGLFLFSPQENYLGCLFTDDFRRVKRFHPQADMEFLRELQQDFEQQIDEHSDELDSYLRWMERSFSNMVQIAPARACLLHDPATEIQGLFNRYVGARLAGPLPVDTRVRIKQRLRLAFVHAGLWGRPEMERNIGAARWTQPNDPFTFDFGYRPVEAERKPNGHMKFVHAVSLQRDVELAKVLVYTMDHVRRSEPAELTAVVERMAGKEDEAAAVSQSILTEAGISIQPLEYADLYAQSIRAELAL